A genomic region of Tsukamurella pulmonis contains the following coding sequences:
- a CDS encoding FAD-binding oxidoreductase produces MALPQDFPQLTGSVLTDPDVMAAYAVDHCSPVHGAVPLAVVLAETTEDVAAAAAWCYAHDVVIVPRGAGSGLAGGASAIEGCVIISLAKMNAVKEINVADQYAIAEAGVINADLDRAVREHGLMYPPDPSSFEICSIGGNVATNAGGLRCVMYGVTREYVLGLTVVLPDGRIIKTGRRTVKGVTGYDLTQLLVGSEGTLGIVTEVTVKLRPAPVIPPTTVAASFPDVVSAAAAVAAVVGTGVVPALMELMDRRTLECVEALRPFGLEDETRAMLIGQGTTPEDAAVLAREFDAAGAHYTVVSDDPVEAAELLAVRRAAFHAYEHAGNIFSEDVGVPRSQLPEMFARIEAISAKYGVDIPTCAHAGDGNLHPTLIYPKDQREVPQAIWDAADEVFQAALSLGGTLTGEHGVGVLKARWVGEELSEDVLELHRGIKAVWDPKNLLNPGRGF; encoded by the coding sequence ATGGCTCTCCCGCAGGACTTCCCGCAGCTCACCGGATCGGTGCTCACCGATCCTGATGTGATGGCGGCCTACGCCGTGGACCACTGCTCGCCGGTCCACGGCGCCGTCCCGCTCGCGGTGGTGCTCGCCGAGACCACCGAGGACGTGGCCGCCGCGGCGGCCTGGTGCTACGCCCACGACGTGGTCATCGTGCCGCGCGGCGCGGGCAGCGGCCTCGCCGGTGGCGCCAGTGCCATCGAGGGCTGCGTGATCATCTCGCTCGCGAAGATGAACGCGGTCAAGGAGATCAACGTCGCGGACCAGTACGCGATCGCCGAGGCGGGTGTGATCAATGCCGACCTCGATCGCGCGGTCCGCGAGCACGGGCTGATGTACCCGCCGGACCCGTCCTCCTTCGAGATCTGCTCCATCGGCGGCAACGTCGCGACCAACGCCGGCGGCCTGCGCTGCGTCATGTACGGCGTCACCCGCGAGTACGTCCTCGGGCTCACCGTCGTGCTGCCCGACGGGCGGATCATCAAGACCGGCCGGCGCACCGTCAAGGGCGTCACCGGCTACGACCTCACCCAACTGCTGGTCGGCAGCGAGGGCACGCTCGGCATCGTCACCGAGGTCACCGTCAAACTCCGTCCGGCGCCGGTGATCCCGCCGACCACGGTTGCCGCGTCCTTCCCGGACGTGGTGAGCGCCGCCGCCGCGGTCGCCGCCGTGGTGGGGACGGGCGTGGTGCCCGCGCTCATGGAGCTCATGGACCGCCGCACGCTCGAGTGCGTCGAGGCGCTGCGCCCCTTCGGCCTGGAGGACGAGACCCGGGCCATGCTCATCGGCCAGGGGACCACGCCCGAGGACGCCGCGGTGCTGGCGCGCGAGTTCGACGCCGCCGGTGCTCATTACACGGTGGTCTCCGACGATCCCGTCGAGGCGGCCGAGCTGCTCGCCGTGCGTCGCGCCGCCTTCCACGCCTACGAGCACGCGGGCAACATCTTCTCCGAGGACGTGGGTGTGCCGCGCTCGCAGCTGCCCGAGATGTTCGCGCGGATCGAGGCGATCTCCGCGAAGTACGGCGTGGACATCCCCACCTGCGCGCACGCGGGCGACGGCAACCTGCACCCCACCCTGATCTACCCGAAGGACCAGCGCGAGGTGCCCCAGGCCATCTGGGACGCCGCCGACGAGGTATTCCAGGCGGCACTGTCGCTGGGCGGCACCCTCACCGGCGAGCACGGCGTGGGCGTCCTCAAAGCCCGCTGGGTCGGCGAGGAACTCTCCGAGGACGTCCTCGAACTGCACCGCGGCATCAAGGCCGTCTGGGACCCGAAGAACCTCCTCAACCCCGGCCGCGGCTTCTAG
- a CDS encoding acyl-CoA carboxylase subunit beta, whose protein sequence is MTDVTDVSDQVDLGTTAGKLEDLYRRLEAAKDPGSERAKARRDAKGLPSARGRMHMLFDEGTFVELDQLAKSPGDDKIKDGVVIGYGLVNGRKVAAFSHDQTVGAGTVGEMFGRKMVKLYDFAAAAGLPVVGINDSGGARIQDAATSIAWYAELGRHQDGLCGQVPQISMILGTCVGGAVYAPANTDVLVGVQDNTYMFVTGPEVIRPTTGETTSAEDLGGAVKQAQWGNLHHVAVDEAAAFDWVKRYLGFMPDSVHQRPPLVNPGMEPEITDSDLSLETIMPDADTAGYDIHDVILRVFDDGDFLEYAELWAPNIVTGFARVDGQSVGVVANQPMHMAGTLDTQASEKAARFVRLCNSFNLPLVFLVDVPGILPGVEEEKIGTIRRSGKFIFSYVEAAVPKVTIILRKSYGGAWAVMGSKQLGADFVYAWPTARLAVMGAEGAAAIIKRREIEEAGENGPAIRQAFIDFYNQFMATPWLAAERGYIDGVIEPKDTRLLIRKSLAQLRDKELQRVPRRTYLMPM, encoded by the coding sequence GTGACAGACGTGACGGACGTATCGGACCAGGTCGACCTCGGCACCACTGCGGGCAAGCTCGAGGATCTGTACCGCCGCCTCGAGGCGGCGAAGGATCCCGGCAGCGAGCGGGCGAAGGCCCGCCGCGACGCGAAGGGCCTGCCCAGCGCACGTGGGCGCATGCACATGCTGTTCGACGAGGGCACCTTCGTCGAGCTGGACCAGCTCGCGAAGTCGCCCGGCGACGACAAGATCAAGGACGGCGTGGTCATCGGCTACGGCCTGGTCAACGGCCGGAAGGTCGCGGCCTTCAGCCACGACCAGACCGTGGGCGCGGGCACCGTCGGCGAGATGTTCGGCCGCAAGATGGTCAAGCTGTATGACTTCGCGGCGGCCGCGGGCCTGCCCGTCGTCGGCATCAACGACTCGGGCGGCGCCCGCATCCAGGACGCGGCCACGTCGATCGCCTGGTACGCCGAGCTCGGCCGGCACCAGGACGGCCTGTGCGGCCAGGTGCCGCAGATCTCGATGATCCTCGGCACCTGCGTCGGCGGCGCGGTCTACGCGCCCGCCAACACCGACGTCCTCGTCGGCGTGCAGGACAACACCTACATGTTCGTCACGGGCCCCGAGGTGATCCGCCCGACCACGGGTGAGACCACGTCCGCGGAGGACCTCGGTGGCGCGGTCAAGCAGGCCCAGTGGGGCAACCTGCACCACGTCGCCGTCGACGAGGCCGCCGCCTTCGACTGGGTCAAGCGCTACCTCGGCTTCATGCCGGACTCGGTGCACCAGCGTCCGCCGCTGGTCAACCCGGGCATGGAGCCCGAGATCACCGACTCGGACCTCTCGCTCGAGACGATCATGCCGGACGCCGACACCGCCGGTTACGACATCCACGACGTGATCCTGCGCGTCTTCGACGACGGCGACTTCCTCGAGTACGCCGAGCTGTGGGCGCCGAACATCGTCACCGGTTTCGCCCGCGTCGACGGCCAGTCCGTCGGCGTGGTCGCGAACCAGCCGATGCACATGGCCGGCACGCTCGACACGCAGGCCTCGGAGAAGGCGGCGCGGTTCGTGCGCCTGTGCAACTCCTTCAACCTCCCGCTGGTCTTCCTCGTCGACGTGCCGGGCATCCTGCCGGGCGTCGAGGAGGAGAAGATCGGCACCATCCGCCGCTCGGGCAAGTTCATCTTCAGCTACGTCGAGGCGGCCGTCCCGAAGGTCACCATCATCCTGCGCAAGTCCTACGGCGGCGCGTGGGCAGTGATGGGCTCCAAGCAGCTGGGTGCCGACTTCGTCTACGCCTGGCCGACGGCGCGTCTGGCCGTGATGGGAGCCGAGGGCGCCGCCGCGATCATCAAGCGGCGCGAGATCGAGGAGGCCGGCGAGAACGGCCCCGCGATCCGCCAGGCGTTCATCGACTTCTACAACCAGTTCATGGCCACGCCGTGGCTGGCGGCCGAGCGCGGCTACATCGACGGCGTGATCGAGCCCAAGGACACGCGCCTGCTCATCCGCAAGTCGCTCGCGCAGCTGCGCGACAAGGAGCTGCAGCGCGTGCCGCGTCGCACCTACCTCATGCCGATGTAA
- the pks13 gene encoding polyketide synthase Pks13 (Pks13 is a key enzyme in mycolic acid biosynthesis.): MAENEYTPHEGPTGKAREDLSLEELRAWMRQWIADATKQPLENITDDKSLDEFGLGSRDAVSMASDIEDFTGVQLTATVAFQHPTIALLSQRIIDGDPVVSDDDLAAEAAQYDRGEEFENNRGVHDVAVVGLATRFPKAGETPESTWEFLIGNGDATTDLPEDRWLEFKQDPRLKAVLDEANTFGGYLDDVASFDAEFFQMTPREVEMVDPQQRLALELTWEALEQANIPPSSVKGTRTGVWMGSSANDYQMLAVADPTKANPYALTGTSTSIVANRVSYFYDFHGPSVAVDTACSSSLVAIHQAIRSLRDGETDMAVAGGVNMLIVPAVTLGFDSLGAQAPDGKIKAFSSDANGMIRAEGGGVVLLKRLADAERDGDEILGVIAGSAVTSDGKSNGIFAPNPEAQVTNLRDAYIDAGIDPRTVDYLEAHGTGTILGDPLEADAIGRVLGRGREAEKPLLLGSAKTNFGHLEAAAGIAGVAKVLLSMRHGQIPASLNFAGPNPYIQFEANRLLMAARNTEWPKYSGAKLAGVTGNGFGGTNAHVVIKEYVAPEIVEGETEGDEAANGVPAFHAATVEGAAVPLVLTAYVPSRRRAAAAELLEWLESDEAKQYTLAEIGRTLASRNHGRVRSVVMAKDLDEAIKGFRAIAEGKNAPNVISANQPDATGPAFIFSGFGSHHRKMAKQLYLENPVFKHYFDEVNELIIDESGDDYADMITDDEQTFHIETGQVGIFAIQVALVGLFRHHGIEPGVVLPHSMGEATAAWVTGGLSLEDAVRVICNRSRLMGEGEAMLPEEMERFMALVEYSADDIETVLGDYEGLEICVYAAPTHTVLGGPGKVIDKIVEETEAKGLMARKLVTRGASHTSQMDPLLGELQAELMGIEPHALHYPMYSTVNKEEFYKAGHAPVHDVDYWIKGLRHSVWFTQAVEKSVEAGYRTFIEFSPNPITLISVAAVTFGSGIQDAALVQTLKRKEDEPGTIMTALATVFARGHHVDVASLFGPGRYAPVPRTKFQRKHIWIQTKLPDGGSSMVPGGHVALPDGRHVWQLDAAALTLGDGTRVPLIDVAKNAALQVLDGAAVTAAVEHGDPKDGRTLTTTLTPHPGGASIQVHENLGAGSGASGTNVTGTGFRLLLDAVVVAGEASGTAAAPLITRAAPAVEEADELEEAEPEITVSEETEAPAPEGSADQWSPDTGETVEHRLGVIIAETMGFEIEDLPKEIPLIDLGMDSLIAMRIKNRAEYEFDIPPIQIQAVRDASFNDVVQFVEYAVEHRDQVDALAEHQSGSGELADAGQLAEMMKAAKAEAAAKAENPSAAPAPAEEAAPSEEKAAAETPDLLDGAAVAEAVGDGVPPRDAAERLTFATYAIVVGTSPGGVFNELEVLSEDVAEKLTARLSERAGGEIDIEDVIDSKNIEEMATYVGAVMNEATPVEGFVRTLRKPENTDRKPLFLFHPAGGNTTAYEALLRKLPEDLPIYGFERIEGDIEERVAQYLPKLKEIQPEGPYRLAGWSLGGAFAYGLARALEDEGREVEYVGLLDVVAPTVPLTDEPAEKRARLERWERFARKNYDIGDEIELPMDRLAAADDDGQFRIIMELVQLSDKKIPTSMIEHQRTSFVDNRMLIKVNPADYGRFGGTVTLYRADRMHDGAIELEPNFADIAPDGGWAPVVEDLRIVKIGGDHLQLIDEPYIGKIATHMTDELNRADGGR; encoded by the coding sequence ATGGCTGAGAACGAGTACACCCCCCATGAAGGCCCGACCGGCAAGGCCCGCGAGGATCTGAGCCTCGAGGAACTGCGCGCGTGGATGCGGCAATGGATCGCCGACGCCACCAAGCAGCCGCTGGAGAACATCACCGACGACAAGTCGCTCGACGAGTTCGGCCTGGGCTCGCGCGACGCGGTCTCGATGGCGTCGGACATCGAGGACTTCACCGGGGTTCAGCTGACGGCCACCGTCGCCTTCCAGCACCCGACGATCGCGCTGCTCAGCCAGCGCATCATCGACGGTGACCCGGTGGTCTCCGACGACGATCTCGCGGCCGAGGCGGCGCAGTACGACCGGGGCGAGGAGTTCGAGAACAACCGCGGCGTGCACGACGTGGCCGTCGTCGGCCTCGCGACCCGCTTCCCGAAGGCCGGCGAGACGCCCGAGTCCACGTGGGAGTTCCTCATCGGGAACGGCGACGCGACCACGGATCTGCCCGAGGACCGCTGGCTCGAGTTCAAGCAGGACCCGCGCCTGAAGGCCGTGCTCGACGAGGCGAACACCTTCGGTGGCTACCTGGACGACGTGGCCTCCTTCGACGCCGAGTTCTTCCAGATGACCCCGCGCGAGGTCGAGATGGTCGACCCGCAGCAGCGGCTCGCGCTGGAGCTCACCTGGGAGGCGTTGGAGCAGGCCAACATTCCCCCGAGCTCGGTGAAGGGCACCCGCACGGGCGTGTGGATGGGCAGCTCCGCCAACGACTACCAGATGCTGGCCGTCGCCGACCCGACGAAGGCCAACCCGTACGCCCTGACCGGCACGTCGACCTCGATCGTCGCGAACCGCGTCTCCTACTTCTACGACTTCCACGGCCCCTCGGTCGCCGTCGACACCGCGTGTTCCTCGTCGCTGGTCGCGATCCACCAGGCGATCCGCAGCCTGCGCGACGGCGAGACCGACATGGCCGTCGCCGGCGGCGTGAACATGCTCATCGTTCCCGCCGTCACCCTCGGCTTCGACAGCCTCGGCGCCCAGGCCCCGGACGGCAAGATCAAGGCCTTCAGCTCCGACGCGAACGGCATGATCCGCGCCGAGGGCGGCGGCGTCGTGCTGCTCAAGCGCCTCGCCGACGCCGAGCGCGACGGCGACGAGATCCTCGGCGTCATCGCCGGTTCCGCCGTCACCTCCGACGGCAAGTCCAACGGCATCTTCGCCCCGAACCCCGAGGCGCAGGTGACCAACCTGCGCGACGCCTACATCGACGCCGGCATCGACCCGCGCACCGTCGACTACCTCGAGGCGCACGGCACCGGCACGATCCTGGGCGATCCGCTCGAGGCCGACGCCATCGGCCGCGTGCTCGGCCGTGGCCGCGAGGCGGAGAAGCCGCTGCTGCTGGGCTCGGCGAAGACCAACTTCGGCCACCTCGAGGCCGCCGCCGGTATCGCCGGCGTCGCCAAGGTGCTGCTCTCCATGCGCCACGGGCAGATCCCCGCCTCGCTGAACTTCGCGGGCCCCAACCCGTACATCCAGTTCGAGGCCAACCGCCTGCTCATGGCTGCGCGGAACACGGAGTGGCCCAAGTACTCCGGCGCGAAGCTGGCCGGCGTCACCGGCAACGGCTTCGGCGGTACCAACGCCCACGTCGTGATCAAGGAGTACGTCGCGCCCGAGATCGTCGAGGGCGAGACCGAGGGCGACGAGGCCGCGAACGGCGTTCCCGCGTTCCACGCGGCCACCGTCGAGGGCGCCGCGGTGCCGCTCGTGCTCACGGCCTACGTCCCGTCGCGCCGACGGGCCGCCGCCGCCGAGCTGCTCGAGTGGCTCGAGTCCGACGAGGCGAAGCAGTACACGCTCGCCGAGATCGGCCGCACCCTCGCCAGCCGCAACCACGGCCGCGTCCGCTCGGTGGTCATGGCCAAGGATCTCGACGAGGCGATCAAGGGATTCCGCGCGATCGCCGAGGGCAAGAACGCCCCGAACGTCATCTCCGCCAACCAGCCCGACGCCACCGGCCCGGCGTTCATCTTCTCCGGCTTCGGCAGCCATCACCGCAAGATGGCCAAGCAGCTCTACCTCGAGAACCCCGTCTTCAAGCACTACTTCGACGAGGTCAACGAGCTGATCATCGACGAGTCGGGTGACGACTACGCCGACATGATCACCGACGACGAGCAGACCTTCCACATCGAGACCGGCCAGGTGGGCATCTTCGCCATCCAGGTCGCCCTCGTCGGCCTGTTCCGCCACCACGGCATCGAACCCGGTGTGGTGCTTCCCCATTCCATGGGCGAGGCCACCGCCGCCTGGGTCACCGGCGGTCTCTCGCTCGAGGACGCGGTTCGCGTCATCTGCAACCGCTCGCGCCTGATGGGCGAGGGCGAGGCCATGCTGCCCGAGGAGATGGAGCGCTTCATGGCGCTCGTCGAGTACAGCGCCGACGACATCGAGACCGTGCTCGGCGACTACGAGGGCCTGGAGATCTGCGTCTACGCCGCGCCCACGCACACCGTGCTCGGCGGCCCCGGCAAGGTGATCGACAAGATCGTCGAGGAGACCGAGGCCAAGGGCCTGATGGCGCGCAAGCTCGTGACCCGCGGTGCATCCCATACCTCGCAGATGGATCCGCTGCTCGGCGAGCTGCAGGCCGAGCTCATGGGCATCGAGCCGCACGCGCTGCACTACCCGATGTACTCCACCGTCAACAAGGAGGAGTTCTACAAGGCGGGCCACGCGCCGGTGCACGACGTGGACTACTGGATCAAGGGCCTGCGGCACAGTGTCTGGTTCACCCAGGCGGTCGAGAAGTCGGTCGAGGCCGGGTACCGCACCTTCATCGAGTTCTCGCCGAACCCGATCACCCTGATCTCCGTCGCCGCAGTGACTTTCGGCTCGGGCATCCAGGACGCCGCGCTGGTGCAGACGCTCAAGCGCAAGGAGGACGAGCCCGGCACCATCATGACGGCGCTCGCCACCGTCTTCGCCCGCGGCCACCACGTCGACGTGGCGTCGCTGTTCGGCCCCGGCCGGTACGCGCCGGTCCCGCGGACGAAGTTCCAGCGCAAGCACATCTGGATCCAGACCAAGCTGCCCGACGGCGGTTCGAGCATGGTCCCCGGCGGCCACGTCGCGCTGCCCGACGGCCGGCACGTCTGGCAGCTCGACGCGGCCGCGCTCACCCTCGGCGACGGGACGCGGGTCCCGCTGATCGACGTGGCGAAGAACGCCGCCCTGCAGGTGCTCGACGGTGCCGCGGTCACCGCGGCGGTCGAGCACGGCGACCCCAAGGACGGGCGGACGCTCACCACCACGCTCACGCCGCACCCCGGCGGCGCGTCGATCCAGGTACACGAGAACCTCGGCGCCGGGAGCGGAGCGAGCGGGACGAATGTCACCGGCACGGGCTTCCGCCTGCTGCTCGACGCCGTCGTGGTCGCCGGCGAGGCGTCCGGCACCGCGGCCGCGCCGCTCATCACCCGGGCCGCGCCCGCGGTGGAGGAGGCGGACGAGCTCGAGGAGGCCGAGCCCGAGATCACCGTCTCGGAGGAGACCGAGGCGCCGGCCCCCGAGGGCAGCGCCGACCAGTGGTCCCCGGACACGGGGGAGACCGTGGAGCACCGCCTCGGCGTGATCATCGCGGAGACCATGGGCTTCGAGATCGAGGACCTGCCCAAGGAGATCCCGCTGATCGACCTGGGCATGGACTCGCTGATCGCGATGCGCATCAAGAACCGCGCCGAGTACGAGTTCGACATCCCGCCGATCCAGATCCAGGCGGTGCGCGACGCGTCCTTCAACGACGTGGTGCAGTTCGTCGAGTACGCCGTCGAGCACCGCGATCAGGTGGACGCGCTCGCCGAGCACCAGTCCGGCAGCGGTGAGCTCGCCGACGCCGGCCAGCTCGCAGAGATGATGAAGGCCGCCAAGGCCGAGGCGGCGGCCAAGGCCGAGAACCCCTCGGCCGCACCGGCTCCGGCCGAGGAGGCGGCACCGTCGGAGGAGAAGGCCGCGGCCGAGACCCCCGACCTGCTCGACGGCGCGGCCGTCGCCGAGGCCGTGGGCGACGGCGTGCCCCCGCGCGATGCGGCGGAGCGCCTGACCTTCGCGACCTACGCGATCGTGGTCGGCACGTCCCCGGGCGGCGTCTTCAACGAGCTCGAGGTGCTTTCGGAGGACGTCGCGGAGAAGCTGACCGCCCGCCTGTCCGAGCGCGCCGGCGGCGAGATCGACATCGAGGACGTCATCGACTCGAAGAACATCGAGGAGATGGCCACCTACGTGGGCGCGGTCATGAACGAGGCCACCCCGGTGGAGGGCTTCGTCCGCACGCTGCGCAAGCCGGAGAACACGGATCGCAAGCCGCTGTTCCTGTTCCACCCGGCCGGCGGCAACACCACCGCCTACGAGGCTCTGCTGCGCAAGCTGCCGGAGGATCTGCCGATCTACGGTTTCGAGCGCATCGAGGGCGACATCGAGGAGCGGGTCGCGCAGTACCTGCCCAAGCTCAAGGAGATCCAGCCGGAGGGGCCGTACCGGCTCGCGGGCTGGAGCCTCGGCGGCGCCTTCGCCTACGGGCTCGCGCGCGCCCTCGAGGACGAGGGCCGGGAGGTCGAGTACGTCGGCCTGCTCGACGTGGTGGCGCCGACGGTGCCGCTCACCGACGAGCCCGCGGAGAAGCGTGCGCGACTCGAGCGCTGGGAGCGCTTCGCCCGCAAGAACTACGACATCGGCGACGAGATCGAGCTGCCGATGGATCGCCTCGCCGCGGCCGACGACGACGGCCAGTTCCGGATCATCATGGAGCTGGTGCAGCTGTCCGACAAGAAGATCCCGACGTCGATGATCGAGCACCAGCGCACGTCCTTCGTGGACAACCGCATGCTGATCAAGGTCAACCCCGCCGACTACGGCCGGTTCGGGGGCACGGTGACGCTCTACCGCGCCGACCGCATGCACGACGGTGCGATCGAGCTGGAGCCGAACTTCGCGGACATCGCGCCCGACGGCGGCTGGGCGCCGGTGGTCGAGGACCTGAGGATCGTCAAGATCGGCGGCGACCACCTGCAGCTCATCGACGAGCCGTACATCGGGAAGATCGCGACGCACATGACGGACGAGCTCAACCGGGCCGACGGCGGCCGGTGA
- the fadD32 gene encoding long-chain-fatty-acid--AMP ligase FadD32: protein MNNEFDQFLDEDGNIFFRPGTTLVDFVERNARERADTLAYRFIDYSRERDGVVHELTWSQFGARLRAIGARLQHITKREDRVAILAPQGLDYVTAFFGALYAGNIAVPLFSPDEPGHTDRLRIVLEDCKPTAILTSSGSAEACRNFFRHLPAKERPRIIAVDAIPDSVGSTLKPFPIYRDTIAYLQYTSGSTRNPAGVQITYEAVGTNVIQMIHALDLNENSRGVTWLPMFHDMGLLTVILPALGGKFITIMSPSAFVRRPGRWINELAAVEDGAETFAAAPNFAYEHAAVRGLPKEGETLDLSNVKGLINGSEPVTVSSMKKFNEAFAPYGLSPKAIKPCFGMAEATLFVSSTPVENEARVVYVDRDQLAAGTFVVSEEGAEGAVPQVSCGTIALSQWACIVDPATGKELPDDSVGEVWLHGMNIGSGYWERDEESRETFQNYLAPLAEGSHSEGVKNLEKAKWMRTGDFGVYHDGELYITGRVKDLVIVDGRNHYPQDIEFTAQESDTKYIRTGYVAAFSVPANELPQAVFDNAHSGLTYDPNDQSEQLVIVAELGAGGAKQDQQALADGIRSAVGSAHGVLARDVLLVPGGSLPRTSSGKIARRAGRAAYIDGTLRGGYTQTAFPDAEANNVQ from the coding sequence ATGAACAACGAGTTTGACCAGTTTCTGGACGAAGACGGCAACATCTTCTTCCGCCCCGGAACCACGCTGGTCGACTTCGTCGAGCGCAACGCACGTGAGCGCGCCGACACCCTGGCGTACCGCTTCATCGACTACAGCCGCGAGCGCGACGGTGTCGTCCACGAGCTGACCTGGTCGCAGTTCGGCGCCCGGCTGCGTGCCATCGGCGCCCGCCTGCAGCACATCACCAAGCGCGAGGACCGGGTCGCGATCCTCGCCCCGCAGGGCCTGGACTACGTGACCGCCTTCTTCGGCGCGCTCTACGCCGGCAACATCGCGGTCCCGCTGTTCAGCCCGGACGAGCCCGGCCACACCGATCGCCTGCGCATCGTCCTCGAGGACTGCAAGCCGACGGCGATCCTGACCTCCTCCGGCTCCGCCGAGGCCTGCCGCAACTTCTTCCGCCACCTCCCGGCCAAGGAGCGCCCGCGCATCATCGCCGTGGACGCCATCCCGGACTCGGTCGGTTCGACGCTCAAGCCGTTCCCGATCTACCGCGACACCATCGCGTACCTGCAGTACACCTCGGGGTCCACGCGTAACCCGGCCGGCGTGCAGATCACCTACGAGGCGGTCGGCACGAACGTCATCCAGATGATCCACGCGCTCGACCTCAACGAGAACTCCCGTGGCGTGACCTGGCTGCCGATGTTCCACGACATGGGCCTGCTCACGGTGATCCTGCCCGCGCTCGGCGGCAAGTTCATCACGATCATGAGCCCGTCGGCCTTCGTGCGTCGCCCCGGTCGCTGGATCAACGAGCTGGCCGCCGTCGAGGACGGCGCCGAGACGTTCGCCGCGGCCCCGAACTTCGCCTACGAGCACGCCGCCGTCCGCGGCCTGCCGAAGGAGGGCGAGACCCTCGACCTGTCGAACGTCAAGGGCCTGATCAACGGCTCGGAGCCGGTCACCGTCTCCTCGATGAAGAAGTTCAACGAGGCCTTCGCGCCCTACGGCCTGTCGCCGAAGGCGATCAAGCCCTGCTTCGGCATGGCCGAGGCCACGCTGTTCGTGAGCTCGACCCCCGTCGAGAACGAGGCCCGCGTGGTCTACGTCGATCGCGACCAGCTGGCCGCCGGCACGTTCGTGGTCTCCGAGGAGGGCGCCGAGGGTGCCGTCCCGCAGGTCTCCTGCGGCACGATCGCGCTGAGCCAGTGGGCCTGCATCGTCGACCCGGCCACCGGCAAGGAGCTGCCCGACGATTCCGTGGGCGAGGTCTGGCTGCACGGCATGAACATCGGCTCGGGCTACTGGGAGCGCGACGAGGAGTCCCGCGAGACCTTCCAGAACTACCTGGCCCCGCTGGCCGAGGGCAGCCACTCCGAGGGCGTGAAGAACCTGGAGAAGGCCAAGTGGATGCGCACCGGTGACTTCGGCGTCTACCACGACGGCGAGCTCTACATCACGGGCCGCGTCAAGGACCTGGTCATCGTCGACGGGCGCAACCACTACCCGCAGGACATCGAGTTCACGGCGCAGGAGTCGGACACCAAGTACATCCGCACCGGCTACGTCGCCGCTTTCTCCGTCCCGGCGAACGAGCTGCCCCAGGCGGTCTTCGACAACGCGCACTCGGGCCTGACGTACGACCCCAACGACCAGTCGGAGCAGCTGGTCATCGTCGCCGAGCTCGGCGCGGGTGGCGCGAAGCAGGACCAGCAGGCCCTCGCCGACGGCATCCGCTCCGCGGTCGGCTCCGCCCACGGCGTGCTCGCGCGCGACGTGCTGCTCGTGCCCGGCGGCTCGCTGCCCCGCACCAGCTCCGGCAAGATCGCCCGGCGCGCCGGGCGGGCCGCCTACATCGACGGCACGCTGCGCGGCGGCTACACCCAGACGGCGTTCCCCGACGCCGAAGCCAACAACGTCCAGTAG
- a CDS encoding TIGR03621 family F420-dependent LLM class oxidoreductase has translation MTTEPRKFRFAAGGAGNADEGGARKFVKLAQEAEELGFDTFAIPDRLDAQVGPLAALGALAVSTDKIRLATSMLAMPFRHPAVLAKELTTIDVLSKGRLEIGLGLGAFKDDFDQAGIEFESPAGRLQRLDEGLTVLDALLRGQEAEFEGEVFRVKELKGYPRPRQGPRPPIAIGAGARRTLELAARRADVVSINPRSSAEGKLKISDMSMDAVKNKVEIVKAAAGDRFADIELSWSIATIVVTDDREQVADFALKAIERGLSASIEVDKEVTIDDVLGSPYLAIGTFDEIADQVRATRAATGMSYVGVIPTQMEAFAPVLEQLKGE, from the coding sequence GTGACCACTGAGCCCCGCAAGTTCCGGTTCGCGGCCGGCGGCGCCGGCAACGCCGACGAGGGCGGCGCGCGCAAGTTCGTCAAGCTGGCGCAGGAGGCCGAGGAGCTCGGATTCGACACCTTCGCGATCCCGGACCGCCTGGACGCGCAGGTCGGGCCGCTGGCCGCGCTGGGTGCGCTCGCCGTGAGCACCGACAAGATCCGGCTGGCCACCTCGATGCTGGCGATGCCGTTCCGGCACCCGGCGGTGCTGGCCAAGGAGCTCACCACCATCGACGTGCTGTCCAAGGGGCGCCTCGAGATCGGCCTCGGTCTCGGTGCCTTCAAGGACGACTTCGACCAGGCGGGCATCGAGTTCGAGTCGCCCGCCGGCCGGCTGCAGCGCCTGGACGAGGGCCTGACGGTGCTCGACGCGCTGCTGCGCGGCCAAGAGGCGGAGTTCGAGGGCGAGGTGTTCCGCGTCAAGGAGCTCAAGGGCTACCCCCGGCCGCGCCAGGGGCCGCGCCCGCCGATCGCCATCGGCGCCGGCGCCCGCCGCACGCTGGAGTTGGCCGCCCGCCGCGCCGACGTGGTCTCGATCAACCCGCGCAGTTCGGCCGAGGGCAAGCTCAAGATCTCGGACATGTCGATGGATGCCGTGAAGAACAAGGTCGAGATCGTCAAGGCCGCGGCGGGCGACCGGTTCGCCGACATCGAGCTGTCCTGGTCGATCGCCACCATCGTGGTGACCGACGACCGCGAGCAGGTCGCGGACTTCGCGCTCAAGGCCATCGAGCGCGGCCTGTCGGCGAGCATCGAGGTCGACAAGGAGGTGACGATCGACGACGTTCTGGGCTCGCCCTACCTCGCGATCGGCACGTTCGACGAGATCGCCGACCAGGTGCGGGCCACCCGCGCCGCGACGGGCATGTCCTACGTCGGCGTCATCCCGACCCAGATGGAGGCCTTCGCCCCCGTTCTGGAGCAGCTCAAGGGCGAGTGA